From Abyssibius alkaniclasticus:
GCCGCCCCGAATTGTTCCGCCCGCATCTGTTTGGCGCGATTGCGCTGATTGCGCGGGGCGATATGTCGGTCAATGAAACCGGGGCCTGGGCGGGGGAAATCGGCATGGTGCAGATGTTGCCCGCCGATATTCTGGAACTGGGGGTCGATGCCGATGGCGATGGGCGCGTGAGCCTGAAAACCTCCATTCCCGATGCGATCATGACCGGCGCGCGCCTGCTGGCCAGCCACGGCTGGCGGCCGAATGCGCCCTGGTTGCAAGAGGTGGATGTGGCGGCGAGTTTCCCGTGGGAGCGTTCGGGGCTCGATACGACGATGAGCGTGAACGAGCTTGCGCGGCTTGGCGTTTCGGCGCGGCAGGGCGCGCTTGCGCCCGGCAATACCCAAGCCAGCCTGCTGCTGCCGCAGGGCCGCAACGGGCCGCGCTTTCTGGCCTATCCGAATTACGATGTATATCGGGAATGGAACAAAAGCTTTGTCTATGCGGTGACTGCCGCCTATCTCGCCACCCGGCTTGGCGGGGCGGGGCGCTATAATGAGGGCAACCCCGATGCGGGGCTCAGCGAGGATGACATGCTCACCCTGCAACGCGTGCTGGAAGCCCGCGGCCATGATGTCGGCGGGGTCGACGGCGTGCTGGGCGCGATGACCCGCGACGCCGTGCAACAGGAACAACGGCGGCTGGGTATGCCAGCGGACGCCTGGCCGACGCCGGAGTTGTTGCGGGCGTTAAGGTAGCACCGTTTCCCGAACCGTGCCGTTGATGGTGCGCAATGAATGCGCACCCTACGCGTGATTGTGCCGATGGTGGCGCGCGCCGTTTGGTGCGCCCGCCTGCGCATGTTAGCCTGCGGGCTCATTTGAAACCCGAAGGAGAGCAGAATGTCAGTTGCCCGTATTACCGAAATCTCAGCCTCATCCACCAAAAGCTTTGAAGACGCCGTGCATCAAGGCATTGCCCGCGCGTCGCAGACGTTGAAAAACGTCGAGGGCGCTTGGGTGGAAAGCCAGAAGGTTATCGTTTCCAACGGCCAGATCACCGAATACCGCGTGATGATGAAAGTCACGTTCGTATTGGAAGGTTAGGGACCACGGCCCTCCCAAACCCCCATTGCACATTGGCCCCCGTAGGGTGCGCATTCATTGCGCACCATGCGCGGTGTGGTTGTTGATGAACGGTTGTGCGGGTGGTGCCGTCAAAGGTGTGCAATAAATGCGCACCCTACACCGGATTGATGAACCAAGGGCAGCGCCCGGCCCGAGGGTGGGCGAGAAGCGCCCGCCCTGGGGGGCGGGTCGGGCGCTGCCCGGCGGTGCCGCCGGGCTTAAATCCAGATAGACAATCATAACGCCTAGCGACTGCTTCAGCCTCTTTCGCTTCCGCATACTGCCTTCTATAGATTATCATATTGTTTTCTTTTAATTTTTTGATCTAGATGAGGGATTCCATGCGGTATGCAAGGCGAGTTTTTAGGTAGGTATGCAGTTATATTGCAAATAGCTTATAAATGGACTATTGTTACTCAGGCGCTGAATTAGCCCAGGTCTAGAAAAGGGGGAAGCTATGGAAAACCTGCGATTGTCACTCAAGCTTGGCGCGCTGGAGGTGGAATATGAAGGCCCGTCCAGCTTTGCAGAAGAACGCTTGATGGGCATTATTAGTGAGTTGTCAGAACTTAATATACCAGATGTAGCGCAGGCCGGTCCTCCTACATCGGCGATGTCAGGTCCTACGCAAACCCCGCAAATATCCGATTCGCGGCCGAAGCTTTCCAC
This genomic window contains:
- a CDS encoding lytic murein transglycosylase, which codes for MTNPLRLAKALAASFMLAPAALAQSAPCGGSFSAFMQNVANEARAQNLPEAAINAVVNTARQDERVLRFDRSQGVFRQTFLEFSQRSISNYRLNKGAEFMRDYRSILDRARQQYGVQPEVILAFMALETDYGAVQGDFNTVSALATLAHDCRRPELFRPHLFGAIALIARGDMSVNETGAWAGEIGMVQMLPADILELGVDADGDGRVSLKTSIPDAIMTGARLLASHGWRPNAPWLQEVDVAASFPWERSGLDTTMSVNELARLGVSARQGALAPGNTQASLLLPQGRNGPRFLAYPNYDVYREWNKSFVYAVTAAYLATRLGGAGRYNEGNPDAGLSEDDMLTLQRVLEARGHDVGGVDGVLGAMTRDAVQQEQRRLGMPADAWPTPELLRALR
- a CDS encoding dodecin family protein, which gives rise to MSVARITEISASSTKSFEDAVHQGIARASQTLKNVEGAWVESQKVIVSNGQITEYRVMMKVTFVLEG